AtagaaaaatacacattttacttAGAAATGAAAGAATAAAGTGATATGAcaatttgaatattttaaaaagtaggatttTTTGTATCTTGCTATATCTTTAGTATCAAAGTGACTTCTCTGATCTTGAGTACTATTGCACTCTCTATAAAGCAATAGGGAGCCCATCAGACAAAATGGCTCTATTATAAATAATTATGGGAAAGGgaataaaaccaaaaatgtttcctttaagGAAATTTAGACATTCTACTCAAGGTCAAacggatttattttttttaaaaggccccaCAATGTTTTAGCAGCTAGCAAATCACAGGAGACTAGGGAAGTTACTGTTGTGAGGAGTTAATAAcgcaaccaccaccaccaccttcaatggttactttaaaaatatttcaattttatcCAGAAAGTCCATTATTCAGTAGCATCACCAGAAGGCAATTTCAATTAAAAACTCAAAACATTCCAGCAATTAAACTAAAATGAAATGTAAACTCTGCTTGATAAGTTGATCACAAACTAGCTTACACACCATTGCAGGGATGTGAGGCACCCCATTTTGTCTCTGCACAAACTACCTGCATCATGGGTCACAATGCAAGAGGGAATGCAGCCACCTAGGAGCAGCTAACTCTCTCTCCTGGCCAGGCAGTGAGTCAGCCAGAGCAGCAGAACAGGCGCAGAAGGTGATTTAAGCTACATTAGAAAGAAGGCTAGCATCTTACATCTCCCATGGAGCAAAGAGGAAGCAGGGACCACACTGCAACTCTTAGTCACAATATGGCCCCTGCTCCTGGGGTAGTGTAGTTATATGCTGCCCCTTACTCAGGGCAGTTTGCAAGCTGCCAATCTAGCCTTAAGTCATCAAAATCCCTTGAGGTGTACACAATAGCTTATTTTGGACCCAGTCTTGGGCACTCTGTATTGCATGGCTATATGTACATACTAAATTCCACATTAGGATAGGAACATTGTCACAGtgataaaatatttaagaagTATTTTTCAACTGATTATTTAAAAGGATAAATAAGTTAGAATTGAATCATCATTGACACATCCTTAGTTCTTTGCACTTTCCTCAGCTTGGAGGATGTAGGTGAACTAGTCTGTTTATAGTCCATTTCACTTGCATTATGCTGCAGTGTTTGTTTCACCAACACTGCAGAGGAAAATCCAGATAAAGctactgaaaatatttctatttaatttcataattaatatatatatgtCTAAATCTTGGGCCTAAAACTACCAAGTGCTCATTTAGGTCAATCTGACTTAGGGCAAGTCGacaccagtgtttttcaaagttcaggTAGCGACCCAGTACTGAGTTGCAGCATGTAAGGCTCTGGGTcaccttgctcagcacccagggacattaaaagtcccatcgtcagtgctgcccagctaaggcaggccgTGACTACCTATTCTGACACTGCGTTGTGCCCCCAAACCAGCCAGCAACAGGTCCgacttctaggcaggggggccacagggctctgcacaCCGTCCCTGCGCTGAGCACCGGCTTCGCAGTCCCATTGACTGGAaactggccaataggagctggggaggggggttggtgcTTGCGGGCAAGAGCCACGCGGAGCTGCTtgcgcacctctgcctaggagccagacctgctgctggccgcttctgaggCACAGCATGGTCTGTGGCGCCAGGataggcgggaagcctgcctctgcatcccagctgcactgctgactgggagccgcctgaggtaagcccacaccccaatctcctgccccagctttgAGCCCCCCCAAAtccagaaccccttcctgcaccccaaacccctcaccctcaacccagagccccctcccacatcctgaacctctcattcccagccccacccagcagccctcaccgcaaccctctgccccagccctgagcccctcccacaccccaacccccttatccccagctctgctgggtcGCGGGCATCAATCATTTTCTTCAACAGGGTCCCCagacaaaaagtttgaaaaccactagtctacactacaggattaagtcgacctaagttacgcaactccagctatgtgaataacatagctggagttgctgttgcttaggtcgacttactgcagtgccTACACTGCACTGGGCGTAGAGTTTCTCCCATccacttaccttatgcttctcattctggtggcgtatcggagttgatgggagagcgatctGTGGTTGATTTAGCAGGCCTTCACTAGAtctgctaaatcgacccccagtgGATCGATCGCCGCAGCATCGatccacagtgtagacatacccttattgtGACTTCACGGTAATACTTCTGCAGTGCAAGAGCAATGTAGCACATTGGTAAGTTTTTGGAATTTACTGCAGAGATCAGAACtaagctttttttttctgttcacattAAAATAGTTAATATGCACTCCATAGTAGGTAGCTCAGACCTGCAGATTTCTTGACCTGATGAATTATAGACATTGCAGCAGTTTGTAGAAACATGCCATATTGAGTTGTGAACAGCAAGCCAAATTGACAACTCAAACATCAAAGGAAATAGCACTTTAAAATGGTATCTGATGTGAGCTATGCAATAAAGAGTCTTAAAAGTATAGGTCACTCCCATATTAAGTCATGTTAGTTTAATATAAGAATCAAGTGACTAGCTAGTGCATTCAACAGTCTGCAGAATTATAGCGTATGGACTTCAGGAATGTATATGAGCTTCTTCTGCAGGGGCTGAGAACCTGCTACAGCTTGTTTTCAGTTGTAGATATGTCTGctaatacagggcctgatccaccaCATTGAAGCCTATGAGAgccttgccactgacttcaatgggctttggatcatgcccacAGACTGAAATTGTGGTCCCCTTGAAGTCAGTAAcagaacttccattgatttcaggggaatcaggatttcacccaaataGTCTACAGCACTCTAGTATAAATAAGATTCCAGTAGGGCCAGCTGCTAGTCAACCAGGAGAGTGAGCTTTTAAATGATGCTCAGCATCCATACAACTTAGAAGTATGGAAGTACAGCATGGCCAGAGTGCCTTTTCAGagcaagaaattattttaaagggGCAATGGATAAATACTAAGCACTGAGTTTGTGTATCAAAAGAGGCATTCACATGATAGGACAGAGTATGCTTCAGAGAATAATTAAATGGGAATTCAATCTTAGTTTAGTTCCTGAAATACACTATTATGAACTAGTGCTGCACTGTAGCAAGTGTGTTTCACCAAGAAAAAAGTAAGGCCCAAATGGCTGAGTTGTAAAGAGACTAAGATGTATGTTCTAAACAGTTTCCTCATTGGTAGGTAAGTGCTTATGTTATCACGGGCAGGAGTTTTCAGATACCATTTtaacagggaagggaaggggttaaCATTTTCCTGAAAGGACAAGCAAAAATGTGAGATGAGATCAGTATTAACATGAGTCCAAATAGGGCAACTGCAGTTGCCCGGCACTTTTAAAAGCTATATgaacatgactttttttttaaaaaaaaaaaaataagatttcaTCATGGGTTTGAGGCAGGAGGTTTGAAGAAACCAATCTTACGGAAATATCGGACAAGGAATGGCACAGAAACTAAGGTAATGCTGATTCGGACTGGAGCAAACACTTTGTGAATAGCATAGGCCAACACAAATGTGCTTGTACCAGCAGCCACTTTGGATTGCACCAATGCTTCATTGAATCCAAGTTTTAGGAGAACTGCAGTCATGTCCACACCactggggagggaaaaaaggaaaaaagaatttattgtaagaaaaaaatatatacatatcaaAAAGTTGTACCAGTTCCCTTATATTAGTAAAGAGATCTTTTGTTTACTTCGGATAATCTGTGTACTCATGCTCCTGTTCCCTAACCGAACACCTACCTTGGTTATTAGCAGAACAGTGTTAATGTTTATGTCATTACTTAAAAAGCAGTTAAACAGTGTGCCAGATTCTGATCTAACACAATGGATGAGTTTTCTAAAATGGAGCACTCTAGGTTTGCTCTCACTGAGATTAGATTGCAATCTTTCTGAAGATTCCAGAGGCCCATGCTGTTTGACATTTCCCTTTTTCTATGTAAATCAAAAGCCTAAAGCACAGATGCATTAAGAAATTAAAATTCCAACAAAGACACTAAACTGTGATTGACTTAAAGAGGCACCATCAACTAGAAATCTAATCAATTATAAATTGTAATTTGAGGTACTACATTTGTCTCTGAGCCCTCCCATACCTCCTcaccaatttttgtggttttacaagtttaatttttctcctctcctattgctgtgtgaaaggccCACACAACATACAGAAACTGACAaaacacaaagtgctgtcaaatgcacagtGTGATATTTTTGACAACTTCAGATGATGCCTGTTACAAGAGTAGGAAACAACTTTTCAGACTGAAGTGTGatatttttcccctcccaggttggtgtcCCTATAAAACCAAATACCTTCTCATTCATCCCCCTTTTCTCTGCTTTCACAATTGTATAGCTGCAGCATCAGCCCAGTAGTCAGATATGTCCcttatggttaaaaaaaaaaaaaaaagagagagggaaaaaaaaatgtagggctggaagggatctcaagaggtcacctagaccacccccgacaggtgtttgtctaacctgttcttaaaagcctccaatgacaaggattccacagcctctctagGTAACATCCCTGTTCTATTATTCTAacttctgaattaaaaaaattgcaaGTTTGTAAATAATCTTTACAAGATTTAAAGTTTAACCAACATGCAAAATGAAACAGACCATCAGTAAATCTGACCTAGAGTAAGACAACAATACACCCATACATAATGCTGAAAGTTCGCTAATAGATAAGTAAAAAGGCTGTTTGAATGCTAAACAACTTCTGTAAAAACAGACcaaaggaaagaaagagggaCTTGTCTCAACTCCTGCCATCGATCAGTCACATATACATTGCAAACAAGGAAGCCACAACTATTTTCAGTTGTCTAGAATAGGCTCTACATTCTGGAGTATTTCCTAAATGACATTGGAATGGTCCATTTTTCCCCACTGCACTTCTCGCACTTGGCCATAAATAAGGCTTAATAGGATTTGATTTACTTCCTTAGTCAGTGGTAAGCATCAATTTCACCTGACACAGaactcaaacaaacaaacaaataaacaaacaaacaaaaatccatcaACAGTTGGCAAATGCACCTAGCACCTACAGGAATCTGGTGTCACTGGCCTCACAGCCATGCAGAGAACCCTCTGCAGTCCTGGTGACTCACTCCCTGGCCAGGAGTCATCTCTGAGCAGGAGCCCGTTCAGCAGCTGGGTGGCATCCCCCTAGCTGTgggctccttctcctcctcatggCTCTGGCCAAaggtctctgctctgccaagCCAGGACCACAGCCTCTCCTTGCACCTTGTGCCCTCTTGTCTCAGGCCTCTCAGCCACACAGAGAGCCCCCTGCAGCCTTACTGTCAGGGATACCCTAACCCTCCCCCCTTTATTTCCTacaaaaatgtgaaaattaaaaaataaatagttacaaataaaaaaatgcttaaaaataaaattcaatattAATTGTCAAACTTACAAaaaagaccaaattctgctgtgCCTACATGTAAAGGTACATGAATTGTTTTGTAACAGGGGAGTTATATTTGTGCAGTGCATGAGGGATCTTTGCTGCCACCATGTGCTCTGTTTCTGTAAATAATTATATACATTTCTAAAAATAGGACATGATCCCACCAAAAGCCATGTACaaacttctctttctctctctctcctccctggttGTCCcccttctgtttatttttttaatccagtccTGTATTCGTTTTAATCCTTCTGCAGTTATAGGCAAAATTCTAACTGGTGCCTTTCAAGGAAACTACCAGCCTACATTATTCTTTTGCTCTCCTTTCTTGCATGCAAGTCCCCGAGTAGATCTCCAGAGTAATCAGGGCCGGATTTACACTTACGTATCCCTAGGGACAGCATCTTCAGCATGCCCCCTGCCTACAGGTGACCTTTGTGTtttccacaaaacaaaaaaacccaaaccttttaACCCTCTTAATTTTTAGGCACCCCTAGGCAaatgcctactgtgcctaattggaaatctggccctgagggTAATCACCTTGTTTTGGATACAGTTctgtttttatttgatttatacTGAATTAAAACACAATCTTCAGCTCCAGCACACAGCGGTGGCTCTCGGATCTCCACAGCTCAAGCCAGGGTTTCATTAAAACAGCACGTCCCCAGAACACGAACATAAACTGCCTTCTGGATGACTGCACTGACACACTCCCTATCCTCCATGCCCCCAGGTGCAGAGCAAGgtacattttaaatgcaaaacctcATCTTTATTCTTGCTGGTCTCAATACAGACTGGTCCTaaatctgcagctgctctgtacaTGGATCTCCAGTTGGATGCCATGAGACTTCTGCACATAGAGCTGTCTGCTGTTGTGTCTCAACATTGGGCCCTGACTAGTCTCCAGAGTTAAGTATTGCCTCAAAAATCCCTGCCTACTtgatatttcttattttaaaacacaGGATTACCCAAGGCCAGAGAATCTGCAAGAAAACCCGCACCTTGAAACAGCCAGGTAGAATATTCCCAAAGACATTAATGAAATTCCAATGTGGAATGAAACTCCTACAGCGCCGTattctttaaaaacttttttcagCTGCTGGGATTTGTTGGGTTTCTTCTCATCCTCATCACTGGGATCTGTGACTTCCTTTTCAGGGGATCTACTTGTGTCCTATCCAAAAAGAAAACGATGATTTAGAATGAACACTCACATGACACACAATGTCCAGGTTCCAGTTAATTGTCTCAAGCTACTTGTtgagaaacaaaataaagcacAGAATGCTATGCCGTGCTGTTCTTAGGTGCTTTGGATAGGGGGGCAAAACAAAGATGCACAGTATTAGGTGCAATTTACCCCATGGAAGAGAGTCCACACAAGGTCCACATGAGCCATTAACCTAGGCTTAAGGGATGCATTGAGTTCTGTGTGGACCCCAGCACTAGGGCAAGTTTTCCTATTACAGAATAATAAATATAGACAATCTGATCCTGAAACTGACTCAGTTCAGGCAGAGTTCCACCCACACAATCACTTGTAGGATAGGATACTTAGTTTGCATGCCAGAGTGATTTTGCTTTGTACCTCAATCCTCAGCCTCACAGTGCAGATCCTTAAAGAGCACTGTATTGCCAGAGGCCAAGTGATTGGTAACATAGAAAGCTCATTGGACACCACATATTGAGAGATGTCAGCTTAAAATAATTTACCCCTGGATGAGGCCCAACATTTTAAACTCTTGTAAATCACATTCTGTGCATCAGCAACACAGAGAAAGAACCTGAGAATTATTGCTGTAGCTTGGTAGCAATGAACAGCACTATCCTTCCCTGGCTGAAAAAATTATATGCTAGCACTGGTTTGGCTGCCATTGACAGACTTCTGCCTCAGCCATTGGGGAACCCATTTCATTTCTTCTTCTGGCATTTCTATAACAGAATAAGGtttaaaatagaattttcatATTAAAAGCATGGTTCAAAGCAACCTGATCCTAACCGTGCTAGATCAGACAGAGTCTTGGACTTTATCTTGTCTTAACTCCAAAGGAAATGTTGGCCAAGACAAGAGCGAAAAACCTTGGGACCTTTCATTTATTACTGGACAAAAGGATGGACAGAAGGGTTCCCTCTTCTTCAATTTACTTAATAGTAGGGGTGCCATTCTGACAGCCACTGAGACTGAAGTCCCCTGTTTATTTACAGCAGAGGCAGTGCCATTGGATGCTTCCCACCAGTCAATGTGCCTCAAGCCTTGACCTGGATAGAGGAGAGAATATTTCAGTTTCCTTTGCCCATTCAGTCTTTTGACTCTCTCAACCTGCCAATGAGTAGGCCCAGTTAAGCTCCACATTATATATGCTTTCAATTTATCGTGCTAAAGGGTATCTCAGGCAGTCATCATACAATCAGGAGAAGATTTTCGGGAACTCCAGGCTTGTTATATGAAAGCCAACTCTGCAAAATGAAATCACAGGATCTGAGATATAGCCTGTTCTTGTCACCCAAATGACTTCCATGTCTTTCAATTTTGCTCTCACTAATCTAGGGCACTAGGCTAAAATATATTGAGGGAGCTTCTGAATCTGTATTGGCAGTGAGGCAAGAGATTTAGCCAGTACCATGTTAGCAGCTGTTTATGACGACTATCCATGTGGTCATGCCCTGTATATCTACTTGCTTAGTAAAGAAAGCTCAGAGAACAGAATTATATTCTATAACATCTCTGTAGAAAGTCTATTTTTCTTGGACCCAGGGAGTCCTGTAATGCCAGAAATCAACCCACCACAAGATTAAGGTGCTCAACGTGTTTAAGAATTCAGCAGTGACTGAAAGCAACCAAATGCACAAAGTTGGTCACAATCCTGGAGCTGAATCCCCTTGCCCTGGTCATGCATCTGGTTGATGAACTGGGGCCTCAGTGAGGGCAGATCCATAttaatgacattttatttttagattattGTTCTGAGACAAAGGAAATTCAGTGTTTACTTGTAGAACCAGCCCTGCAGAAATGcaatgaatgaaaaaaatatttaaaaggcttagttaaaaaaaaacaaaccaaaaaaacccaaacacacaccATATTAGAGGGACTACTTTGAATTGAGCATCTGTAGTTATATGATGTTCTTTAGCAATACCAACAGGACTATTTTCCCCTAAACGAACACAAAATCTAACTgtattaagaataaaaaaattAGTATGGTCACAAAAGGGTCTCAAACAACAGCGTTTAATCTAAAAAGAAAATGCATATGGATAATGGTGCAGTCAGTGGGTGGTCTGATGCAGAAGAGAAAGCAGCTCATGTCAAGAACTCTAAGTGATGGTTCTCATTCAATTCTCATGGCATTGCTCTCTTTAGCATTTCTAGTGAAAACAGTATCATTACTTCCATATTTTTCAGGGGCACTGTACTCTGGAATTCCCACTGATCTTAATGGGTACTAGCTGATGCAAAGCATCTCTGAAAAACCAAAGAGATGCATTTTTTATGGTTGACTACTTGGCCATAAAAATTAACCTGGAGCTGAACCTTCACATTTAGAAATTCTGGCACAAAGAAGTTTAAaaacacccctcctctctccccagcaaaagagaggaaaaaaattccaaacaCCCACATATAGTCCAGTCAGGTTGTGGAATTTTAAAACATTACACATTTTGTTCTAACGCACTCAGGTTGCATTCCTAACCAAGACcactcctttttattttatttttttattttaaaggtatgTGTATTGAACAGTGAAAATACATGTGCAGATAACTAAGGAGTCCACACTCTGTCTTTGAACTGAAATAGGGAAGAGGATAAAAGAGATAAGAAAGACCGTTAGTCCCCCACCCCAGAACATTTTGAAGTGTTCTGCCCAGTGTAGTTTTAAGTGTCCCAAGTGACCGGGCCTCTACCATATACCTTGGGAAACGATTCTGCAGGCTAATGGATATCGCTTGCTGGAACATTCAACCTAAACTTTCCAACTGAATTTCATCCCTTTTCTCTTGTGTCTTAACTGTCACTTCGGAAAAACTGGGTACTTGAGATCTTCTATAAAATTCAAAATGTGCAGTCAGCATATGGCAGAAAGCGAGAATCCTTCTCCTGTATTTTATGATGTACACACACATTACAAGTACTAGAACCATTTCCTCTATTTTAACACTTTCTGTTCTTAAAACCTATCCTACAAAAACTGAAGCAGCTTGAAAACAAGCAATGCTTTTGGCCAGTGTGTGTGGACAGgacatcattattatttttttttttaaaaaagaagttgtTTTACTGCCTGTTAAAACTGTGTCCAGTATGTGTAAGTCAGCACTAGCTATTACAACAACATAACTAGAAAGATttcaaagaacaaacaaacagcttCCTATAGGATGGAAGAAGAATATTTCCCTCCCTCAGTACCCTGCGGTGAGGCCATCTCCCCAGTAGTGACTCCTTGGCATCTTTATTCCCTCCATAGATCTTGAGGGTGATGTAGAAAATTAACCCATTTTGGACAGAAACACTGTAGAACCTGAGAAATTCTGTTGCACAGATTAGGTCCTTATAGTTAGGCCAGGCACAGCTCCCTTGCCTCTCAGTGGGACAGTGCCCTCCCACTCCAGACCCCACGCAAGATGCAGCTTCATAAAGCACCCGTGGATTGTATGGAATGggaggaagcctgggggggggggggtatcgGTATGTGCCACTGATACACTGACACTACAGAGAAGCGAAACTAAACCCACTTTGCAAGTTGCTGCTGACTCAGCCTGAGTCACCCTCACCCACCTTCCCGGAGCTGCCGCGGCTGCTGCTGGAGAAGTTGCTGGCAGTTGCTTGCAGAGTTATCTGGGGCTGCAGATGGCTGAACTCCGCGTCCTCTTGCACCTGCTGTCTGTATCCGAAGCCCCGGCGGGGGGGCAGATAACCCgcctgggcagctctgcagcccGCCCGGCGGCTGGGATCAGCTGGGGGCAGGAAGCGGAGGGGGCTTTGCAGGCGCAGGTCCCCCAGGACGAGCCAGCTGCACTCTCGTCGGAGGCTGGGTCGAGGCTCCCTCCTGGGCGGAGCCGCTCTAGCTTCTCCTCCGCCGGGGACAGCCTGCACCTGGCCGCCTAGGAACGGCGGGACCCccgctgctgctctggggctgctgcagccGCTGCCCACCTTGCTCCAGACGATGCGTGCGGTGGCTTGGAGCAGCGCCCCAGAGCCCAGCGAGCGGTGAGCCGCCGGAGGGCCCAGGTGCGCCAGCCAGGGCATTGCTGCAACAGGGCCCCGCGAGCCCGGCAAGGGAAGCAGCCCAGGCCCGCAGAGACTAAAAGAGCCACCCCCGCTCCAATCCAGGCACCCTCctccttaaagagacagcgcCCCCGCCTAGCGAGCGGGCCGGCAGCCCCGTTTGGAGCAGCCTCCTCCCCGGACCCTGGCGGGGAGGGAGAAGCTAGGTCccctccctgttccctccccCGCAGATCGTCCTCAGTAGAGCCAGGCCTGGCCGTCGCTTCTCTGCACctcttcagcccccccccccagggtacGCGCTGCAGATGGGGGAGGGCTCAGCCCGGACTGGGGCCGAGGGGCCGTTAGGCGTGGGGCCAGCGAAGCCCGGGTGGGTTAGTTATGCACAggcaggagcgagggtgctgagtcAGCAGCTGGCTCAGCATACCCCGCTCGTCAGCTCTCCCCGGGCACATTAATGGGGAGCGGAGTGAAAGGCATGGAGTTAGCAGAGGGTGCCAATGAACTGAGTAGAGAGACAGCTAAAGGGCTAGCTGGGTGGAAaagactccccctgcccccccagctgctAATACTataagcagaggggaaggaaaggctGGGGAGGAGAGTAGAGAGTCTGAAGGAAGGTAGGGCTAGCAGCTAATAATAAAACTGGACCCTTTCCCAGAAGCAAGTGGGGGGAAGCTAGTCAATATTGTGTGCAAGTAATACTCTAGGCTCCCTGGCACAGTGGTGGGTGGCTAGAACGCCAGGAGTTGTGGTGATCAGGCTAGAAAAGACTCCCAGGGCCTGGGATTCCATGACAGCACATCTCATGGCTGCAGGAATGCAGAAGGGAAGCCCACAGGGTCTGGGGCCTGTCTACAGCACTCCCTTAATTCCCAGCAGAAAGCCCTGTTGTTtgggatggtgtgtgtgtgtgagagagagagagactgtcacCTTAAATGCAAACATCTGAATTTAAACATCACTGAGTTTGACAAAGAACATGGGAAtagccttactgggtcagactaatgattcatcgagcccagt
This sequence is a window from Eretmochelys imbricata isolate rEreImb1 chromosome 13, rEreImb1.hap1, whole genome shotgun sequence. Protein-coding genes within it:
- the FAM210B gene encoding protein FAM210B, mitochondrial; its protein translation is MPWLAHLGPPAAHRSLGSGALLQATARIVWSKVGSGCSSPRAAAGVPPFLGGQVQAVPGGGEARAAPPRREPRPSLRRECSWLVLGDLRLQSPLRFLPPADPSRRAGCRAAQAGYLPPRRGFGYRQQVQEDAEFSHLQPQITLQATASNFSSSSRGSSGKDTSRSPEKEVTDPSDEDEKKPNKSQQLKKVFKEYGAVGVSFHIGISLMSLGIFYLAVSSGVDMTAVLLKLGFNEALVQSKVAAGTSTFVLAYAIHKVFAPVRISITLVSVPFLVRYFRKIGFFKPPASNP